A single genomic interval of Leptospira semungkisensis harbors:
- a CDS encoding LIC12048 family lipoprotein gives MKKKLVLLKTILVVLLSLISLSCFGDWGWGKKGDVDLSKATRLTAEMVPLLIDKSGIPKQNGGQITPVNGLFNLPPGTSVPVAALGGAIDPTGTTIVNDFDGDGILNVSETTTNVWVADYPQITAKIAPPVTMKIQILNTSSNTSDEIVSEIHADDLEDTKNQGTEKIHQNEINLKTVQFQDTYASSLSLNSAGSSSMSAGITGPSPAGAIPGSGPGINYGQSNSNSWGVTASTSKTVTKWADRPFKNNLDRDAVSLKSDSTGKNSRNYRAEKTQKTSSSTTIKSDAGYVRAALYITNESVNMPVKLTNILCSLMFENAAGDLIPVQSFRLRNDDYSLFEISVYGGSEFGPYVVELAGLNKVEVEQAITSGYNPKIFIVDYEMSHVPNSNYASTLLNFSGDNLKVIEENAKGRTAMVKIIGPDIRESYRVAAFDVTAGGSGDPCTTTNATQLAPGISFEKALNRISCSGMEIIFSEYVLDLSEIAPTLGASRIYTRAIKSIAGKETNFPCDLKTFTGSDGTSRTACVQKPINQWTDAEKSTAGIWIVFSKGKYYDSTTYLKSGNNKVVFDPINSNGAFVLQGASSTIWAGDYYDIVYYSIADYLAELEAFGKNPLENGQEFSVNSKWDNAELGDNPYDPDKNSIYLGEAGFGEKIELTISLLNTNYLNPSFGTAQLSGNYQYFTNFRYTPAFTTKRFAMEEVTDFELSLGFSGYRTDWLHIVKDLTPGSTDKIQDCGSYPDYQNQVFVRCIQLPSTHPIYDITKTPIKLYLRPAFNSAYRNTAWPLNYQNVRKVRGELGVPIKAGDLSLKLLNVYGNLQTGDTLYIEGDNTNYLVSGVTGPDTDGYLVVTITNPILKAAIKTTAVYIPGTLTDPEIRLAIDNNFVSDWNGQYATTPTSYTTDQYVPLSNGIAIPCSSNLFNPFGCLGLSPDYNALNWMGSYNKGVTRWNSWSDGGGFAGFLAKGLPSLKTSTSRFFRFEATANDYIFSDPGVVATLSNPVTLVEGDNGFVIWKQGTSLKGKFFQVSTGLTTSSELTLNTQPIGEDFVAKVQNGKAVISWENVDKIYLRVWDMNTKAAVGAENLVVTRPYASAVYPDFLSVDLALSDTRALVVWNSVTGCASVCNYHHNVNGRVYQTSDGTSVNAAAILYAFDITGSVGRMVVVADANGDKAVVASLARGNNEKIKVHAIPYTLSTATPGTSILVDSYATFGNMNIAVKASNGIGLIVYDFLDTELYSRSLNLSTSALIGSRVTLSTGTTIANFKLGVSGDTGLIAYSVGNRINLKALSISGSSLVFPSALIMDSSTTASSKSIGSVVLSGNNIITLWEHQEDAIKTIRGRLGTLSPFQVNGSGEFFLSTTNQGDQTGPTFQNIGSTGLAIWLSQDSDRQKFRGFSFDLMSPGTIQYGLNNFFVAPLIERNYLLKGRIIF, from the coding sequence ATGAAAAAGAAATTGGTGCTATTAAAAACAATATTGGTTGTTCTTCTCTCTTTAATTTCCTTGTCGTGCTTCGGCGATTGGGGCTGGGGAAAGAAAGGGGACGTTGATTTATCAAAAGCTACTCGATTAACAGCAGAGATGGTCCCTCTTTTGATAGATAAGAGTGGTATCCCAAAGCAAAACGGGGGGCAAATAACTCCTGTTAATGGATTATTTAATCTTCCTCCCGGCACAAGTGTTCCAGTCGCTGCGTTAGGCGGTGCAATAGATCCGACAGGAACTACGATTGTAAACGATTTTGACGGCGACGGCATATTAAATGTAAGTGAAACCACTACTAATGTTTGGGTTGCGGATTATCCACAGATCACTGCAAAAATTGCTCCGCCTGTTACGATGAAGATACAAATTCTGAATACCAGTTCAAATACTTCGGATGAGATTGTAAGCGAGATCCATGCGGATGATCTTGAAGACACTAAGAACCAAGGTACGGAAAAAATCCACCAGAATGAAATCAATCTAAAGACTGTCCAATTCCAAGATACTTACGCTAGTTCTCTTTCTTTAAACTCAGCGGGATCCAGTAGTATGAGCGCTGGAATCACTGGTCCTTCTCCAGCGGGAGCGATTCCTGGGTCTGGGCCAGGAATCAATTATGGACAAAGTAATTCGAATAGTTGGGGCGTTACTGCATCAACAAGTAAGACTGTGACCAAGTGGGCAGATCGCCCTTTCAAGAACAATTTGGATAGAGATGCTGTAAGCCTTAAGTCAGATTCAACAGGTAAGAATTCTCGTAATTATCGTGCTGAAAAGACTCAAAAAACTTCCTCTTCAACTACAATTAAATCAGATGCAGGTTATGTTCGCGCTGCCTTGTATATAACGAATGAGTCCGTTAATATGCCAGTTAAGCTTACGAATATTCTTTGCTCTCTCATGTTTGAAAATGCTGCTGGTGATCTGATTCCAGTTCAAAGTTTCCGTTTGCGGAATGATGATTACAGCTTGTTCGAAATATCTGTTTATGGTGGTTCGGAATTTGGGCCTTACGTTGTAGAATTAGCAGGTTTAAATAAAGTTGAAGTGGAACAAGCGATTACGTCGGGCTATAATCCGAAAATCTTTATCGTTGATTATGAAATGTCCCATGTGCCTAATTCGAATTACGCCTCTACACTATTGAATTTTAGCGGAGATAATTTAAAAGTAATCGAAGAGAATGCCAAAGGCAGGACTGCGATGGTTAAAATTATCGGACCGGATATTCGTGAATCATACAGAGTTGCTGCCTTTGATGTGACGGCAGGAGGATCTGGAGATCCTTGCACTACAACTAATGCAACTCAATTGGCGCCGGGGATTTCTTTTGAGAAAGCATTGAATCGTATTAGCTGTTCGGGAATGGAAATCATTTTCAGTGAATATGTTTTAGATCTATCGGAAATAGCCCCTACATTAGGTGCTTCCAGAATATACACTAGAGCGATTAAATCGATAGCGGGAAAAGAGACTAATTTCCCTTGTGATTTGAAAACCTTTACAGGCTCCGACGGGACTTCTCGTACTGCGTGTGTTCAGAAGCCGATTAATCAGTGGACTGATGCAGAAAAATCGACTGCAGGTATATGGATTGTTTTCTCAAAAGGGAAATACTACGATTCAACTACCTATTTGAAAAGTGGGAACAATAAAGTTGTATTTGATCCGATTAACTCCAATGGTGCTTTTGTTTTGCAAGGCGCTAGTTCTACTATTTGGGCTGGCGACTATTACGACATCGTCTATTATTCCATTGCTGATTACCTGGCTGAGTTAGAAGCATTTGGAAAAAATCCATTGGAGAATGGACAAGAGTTTTCAGTAAATTCCAAATGGGACAATGCTGAGTTGGGAGATAACCCTTATGATCCGGATAAGAATTCGATTTATCTTGGGGAAGCTGGTTTCGGAGAAAAAATAGAACTTACTATTTCTCTCTTGAATACTAATTATCTGAATCCATCGTTTGGAACTGCGCAGCTTTCAGGCAACTATCAATATTTTACAAACTTTCGATATACTCCAGCATTTACCACCAAGCGTTTTGCGATGGAGGAAGTCACAGATTTTGAATTAAGTTTGGGCTTTTCCGGATATAGGACTGATTGGCTTCATATCGTTAAGGACCTAACTCCAGGAAGTACGGATAAAATTCAAGATTGTGGAAGTTATCCTGACTATCAAAACCAAGTATTCGTCAGATGTATTCAGCTTCCTTCAACGCATCCGATTTACGATATCACTAAGACGCCTATAAAACTTTATTTGCGTCCTGCATTTAATAGTGCATATAGAAATACCGCTTGGCCGTTGAATTATCAGAATGTTCGAAAAGTCAGAGGAGAGCTTGGCGTTCCGATTAAAGCAGGAGATCTAAGTCTCAAGCTTCTAAACGTTTACGGAAATTTGCAAACGGGTGATACTTTATATATTGAAGGAGATAATACAAATTATCTTGTTTCGGGCGTAACTGGCCCTGATACAGACGGATATCTAGTTGTAACTATTACAAATCCGATTTTGAAAGCTGCAATTAAGACAACTGCCGTTTATATTCCTGGGACGTTAACAGACCCGGAAATTCGACTAGCCATTGATAATAATTTTGTAAGTGATTGGAATGGCCAATATGCGACAACTCCAACTTCTTACACTACGGATCAATACGTACCACTATCGAACGGAATTGCAATCCCATGTAGTTCAAATCTTTTTAACCCTTTTGGGTGTCTTGGACTTTCTCCTGATTACAATGCATTGAACTGGATGGGAAGTTATAACAAGGGAGTAACTAGGTGGAACTCATGGTCCGATGGAGGAGGCTTTGCTGGCTTCCTTGCAAAAGGCTTGCCTTCCTTGAAAACGAGTACTTCTCGATTCTTTAGATTTGAAGCAACGGCAAACGATTATATCTTTAGTGATCCTGGAGTAGTTGCAACTTTAAGTAATCCGGTGACTCTCGTTGAGGGTGATAACGGATTTGTAATTTGGAAGCAAGGTACATCACTTAAAGGTAAATTCTTTCAAGTTTCAACGGGACTCACTACGTCATCAGAGCTGACACTGAACACGCAACCTATTGGAGAAGATTTTGTAGCGAAAGTCCAAAATGGAAAGGCTGTGATTTCCTGGGAGAATGTAGATAAGATCTATCTTCGTGTTTGGGATATGAATACGAAAGCAGCTGTAGGAGCTGAGAATTTAGTTGTAACGAGACCGTACGCTTCAGCAGTTTATCCTGATTTTCTAAGCGTAGATTTAGCATTAAGTGACACTAGAGCTTTAGTTGTGTGGAACAGTGTAACTGGATGTGCTAGCGTTTGTAATTACCATCATAATGTTAACGGAAGAGTATATCAAACTAGCGATGGCACAAGTGTGAATGCCGCAGCTATACTTTACGCATTTGATATTACAGGGTCAGTGGGGCGAATGGTAGTTGTTGCTGATGCAAATGGAGATAAAGCCGTCGTCGCTTCTCTCGCACGCGGCAATAACGAAAAAATTAAGGTTCACGCTATCCCATATACTTTAAGTACGGCGACCCCCGGCACCTCAATTCTTGTCGATAGTTATGCTACTTTCGGAAATATGAATATAGCGGTTAAGGCTTCAAATGGAATTGGGTTAATAGTATATGACTTTCTAGATACTGAGTTATATTCTAGATCACTCAACCTTTCCACTTCAGCATTGATTGGTTCTCGAGTGACACTTTCAACAGGAACGACGATTGCGAACTTTAAACTAGGAGTTTCAGGTGATACTGGACTTATAGCTTACAGTGTCGGCAATCGCATTAATTTGAAAGCCTTGTCCATTTCTGGATCAAGTCTCGTTTTTCCAAGTGCGTTGATAATGGATTCTTCGACAACAGCTAGTTCAAAATCGATTGGTTCTGTTGTTTTAAGCGGGAATAATATTATTACTCTGTGGGAGCATCAGGAAGATGCGATCAAGACTATTCGCGGCCGTTTAGGAACTTTATCACCTTTCCAAGTGAATGGAAGCGGGGAATTTTTCCTAAGCACAACGAACCAAGGAGATCAGACTGGCCCTACATTCCAAAATATTGGATCAACAGGATTGGCAATTTGGTTATCGCAAGACTCGGATAGACAGAAATTCCGCGGCTTTTCTTTCGATTTAATGAGCCCTGGAACTATCCAATACGGATTAAATAACTTCTTCGTTGCTCCGTTGATTGAAAGAAATTATTTGCTGAAGGGAAGAATCATCTTCTAA